One window from the genome of Alnus glutinosa chromosome 13, dhAlnGlut1.1, whole genome shotgun sequence encodes:
- the LOC133854585 gene encoding uncharacterized protein LOC133854585 — MGSCFLHLPLEEEYCMETFSLEKAVCNHGFFMMAPNSWIPSTKTLRRPLRLANSTTSVNVSISHPPDNTSIVIQVHDIENVSPEDEKVILEQVSRMLRISLRDKKNLMAFQKVYPEAEKKDFGRIFRSPTLFEDAIKSILLCNCMWKRTLDMAKALCVLQSELANGLISKQYCCENLAEEPSKKRRLKRKKATQKQSNKLINKNPENCSESQDRAMGNFPSSKEIACLDESFLKRHCNLGYRAENIVRLARDVESGKVKLEEVFESETIYKEMMKIKGFGPFACATLMMCMGFYQVVPVDSETVRHLEEFHGRKVPDKVGMRKKLEIVQQHVKDIYEKYAPYQSLAYWFEVLECYERQFGKLSELPNSSYHVVTGSH; from the exons ATGGGCAGTTGCTTTTTGCACTTGCCACTTGAGGAGGAGTACTGTATGGAAACATTCAGCTTAGAGAAGGCCGTCTGCAACCATGGCTTCTTCATGATGGCTCCAAACTCCTGGATTCCATCCACCAAAACTCTTCGGCGGCCGTTGCGACTTGCAAACTCCACCACCTCTGTCAATGTTTCTATTTCACACCCTCCGGACAACACCTCCATTGTTATACAAGTTCATGACATTGAAAATGTTTCTCCTGAAGATGAGAAAGTTATACTG GAACAAGTATCCCGCATGTTAAGGATATCATTGCGAGATAAAAAGAATCTAATGGCATTTCAAAAAGTGTATCCGGAAGCGGAAAAGAAAGATTTCGGTCGAATCTTTCGTTCTCCCACACTTTTTGAGGATGCTATTAAGTCAATCCTTCTTTGCAATTGCAT GTGGAAGAGGACACTGGACATGGCCAAAGCTCTCTGTGTGCTTCAATCAGAACTAGCCAATGGTTTAATATCCAAGCAATATTGCTGTGAAAATCTAGCAGAAGAACCttccaaaaaaagaagattaaagagaaagaaagcgactcaaaaacaaagtaataagCTGATCAACAAAAACCCAGAAAATTGCTCAGAGTCACAAGATAGGGCAATGGGAAATTTTCCAAGCTCAAAAGAAATAGCTTGCTTGGACGAAAGTTTCTTGAAAAGGCATTGCAATCTTGGGTACAGAGCAGAAAACATTGTTAGACTTGCTAGAGACGTTGAGAGTGGAAAGGTTAAGCTTGAAGAAGTATTTGAGAGTGAAACAATATACAAAGAAATGATGAAAATCAAAGGGTTTGGTCCTTTTGCATGCGCCACACTTATGATGTGCATGGGATTTTATCAAGTGGTTCCGGTGGATTCAGAAACTGTTCGGCATTTGGAAGAGTTTCATGGGAGGAAGGTTCCTGATAAGGTTGGCATGAGGAAGAAATTAGAGATTGTTCAACAACATGTCAAAGACATTTATGAAAAGTATGCACCATATCAGAGTTTGGCCTACTG gtttgAAGTGCTGGAGTGCTATGAAAGACAATTTGGAAAGCTAAGCGAGTTGCCAAACTCTAGTTATCATGTTGTGACTGGCAgtcactga
- the LOC133854586 gene encoding SH3 domain-containing protein 1 isoform X1, whose product MESIRRQASKLREQVAKQQQAVLRQLGHFGHETVMVDEAELQCHHQLQNLYNSTRAAKHFQRNIVRGIDAFVSLSSKQMEIVRKLAQDCCKYGDENQSTSSPLARASVYFGTSHCSMEEHKETFLGILGDQVSEPLRAQITGAPLEDARHLTHRYDKLRQEAEAQAAEVLRRRLKSRESSISVESSMRLQNAEARLTELQSTIMALGREATAAMLSVEDQQQQITFQKLRIMVDAERTYHQKVITILEKLYAEMILEKQLKESSLPSERMWTDVYDQQVHENIDSNRSGDHGHTIQNEKYFIAKAVHSFDAQNQGELSLSIDDYVVVRQVAANGWSEGECKGKAGWFPSAYIERQEKVAAGKVMEASSKA is encoded by the exons ATGGAGAGCATACGGAGGCAAGCGAGCAAGCTGAGGGAGCAAGTTGCCAAGCAACAGCAG GCAGTGTTAAGACAACTGGGACATTTTGGTCATGAAACAGTTATGGTTGATGAAGCTGAACTTCAGTGTCACCACCAACTTCAAAATCTATACAATTCTACGAGAGCAGCTAAG CATTTTCAGCGGAATATTGTTCGTGGAATTGACGCCTTTGTTTCTTTAAGCTCAAAGCAAATGGAGATAG TAAGGAAGTTGGCTCAAGATTGTTGTAAATATGGAGATGAGAATCAAAGCACTAGTTCTCCTCTTGCAAGAGCTTCTGTTTACTTTGGTACCTCACATTGTTCGATGGAGGAGCACAAGGAGACTTTTCTTGGGATACTTGGTGATCAG GTATCTGAGCCACTACGGGCTCAAATAACAGGAGCTCCTCTGGAAGATGCTCGCCACTTGACACACCGTTATGACAAATTGCGCCAAGAGGCAGAGGCCCAG GCAGCTGAAGTGTTGAGGCGCCGACTGAAGTCGAGGGAGTCCTCTATTTCTGTGGAGTCTTCAATGAGGCTTCAAAATGCAGAAGCAAGACTGACTGAGCTACAATCTACAATTATGGCACTTGGGAGAGAAGCAACTGCTGCCATGTTGTCAGTTGAGGATCAACAGCAACAAATAACTTTCCAGAAGCTTCGTATTATG GTGGATGCTGAGAGAACCTATCATCAAAAGGTTATTACTATTTTAGAGAAGCTATATGCCGAG ATGATACTGGAGAAGCAATTGAAAGAGTCTTCATTGCCGTCAGAGAGAATGTGGACAGACGTGTATGATCAGCAAGTGCATGAAAATATTGATTCAAATAGATCTGGTGATCATGGGCATACTATTCAAAATGAAAAGTACTTTATTGCGAAG GCTGTACATTCATTTGATGCTCAAAATCAAGGGGAGTTGAGCCTATCCATTGATGATTACGTTGTGGTTCGGCAG GTGGCTGCGAATGGATGGTCTGAAGGAGAATGCAAAGGAAAGGCTGGATGGTTTCCCTCTGCTTACATAGAAAGGCAGGAGAAAGTAGCAGCAGGCAAGGTCATGGAAGCAAGTTCAAAAGCGTGA
- the LOC133854586 gene encoding SH3 domain-containing protein 1 isoform X2 translates to MESIRRQASKLREQVAKQQQAVLRQLGHFGHETVMVDEAELQCHHQLQNLYNSTRAAKHFQRNIVRGIDAFVSLSSKQMEIVRKLAQDCCKYGDENQSTSSPLARASVYFGTSHCSMEEHKETFLGILGDQVSEPLRAQITGAPLEDARHLTHRYDKLRQEAEAQAAEVLRRRLKSRESSISVESSMRLQNAEARLTELQSTIMALGREATAAMLSVEDQQQQITFQKLRIMVDAERTYHQKVITILEKLYAEMILEKQLKESSLPSERMWTDVYDQQVHENIDSNRSGDHGHTIQNEKYFIAKVAANGWSEGECKGKAGWFPSAYIERQEKVAAGKVMEASSKA, encoded by the exons ATGGAGAGCATACGGAGGCAAGCGAGCAAGCTGAGGGAGCAAGTTGCCAAGCAACAGCAG GCAGTGTTAAGACAACTGGGACATTTTGGTCATGAAACAGTTATGGTTGATGAAGCTGAACTTCAGTGTCACCACCAACTTCAAAATCTATACAATTCTACGAGAGCAGCTAAG CATTTTCAGCGGAATATTGTTCGTGGAATTGACGCCTTTGTTTCTTTAAGCTCAAAGCAAATGGAGATAG TAAGGAAGTTGGCTCAAGATTGTTGTAAATATGGAGATGAGAATCAAAGCACTAGTTCTCCTCTTGCAAGAGCTTCTGTTTACTTTGGTACCTCACATTGTTCGATGGAGGAGCACAAGGAGACTTTTCTTGGGATACTTGGTGATCAG GTATCTGAGCCACTACGGGCTCAAATAACAGGAGCTCCTCTGGAAGATGCTCGCCACTTGACACACCGTTATGACAAATTGCGCCAAGAGGCAGAGGCCCAG GCAGCTGAAGTGTTGAGGCGCCGACTGAAGTCGAGGGAGTCCTCTATTTCTGTGGAGTCTTCAATGAGGCTTCAAAATGCAGAAGCAAGACTGACTGAGCTACAATCTACAATTATGGCACTTGGGAGAGAAGCAACTGCTGCCATGTTGTCAGTTGAGGATCAACAGCAACAAATAACTTTCCAGAAGCTTCGTATTATG GTGGATGCTGAGAGAACCTATCATCAAAAGGTTATTACTATTTTAGAGAAGCTATATGCCGAG ATGATACTGGAGAAGCAATTGAAAGAGTCTTCATTGCCGTCAGAGAGAATGTGGACAGACGTGTATGATCAGCAAGTGCATGAAAATATTGATTCAAATAGATCTGGTGATCATGGGCATACTATTCAAAATGAAAAGTACTTTATTGCGAAG GTGGCTGCGAATGGATGGTCTGAAGGAGAATGCAAAGGAAAGGCTGGATGGTTTCCCTCTGCTTACATAGAAAGGCAGGAGAAAGTAGCAGCAGGCAAGGTCATGGAAGCAAGTTCAAAAGCGTGA
- the LOC133853918 gene encoding uncharacterized mitochondrial protein AtMg00860-like produces MCVDYRALNKVTVKNKYHVPLIQDMFDRLCKVGYFSKLDLRLGYWQVHIAEGDEPKTTCITRLVLSRLKENSLFVKNEKCDFACKDILFLGHMISLGKILMDQGKVKVIHDWSALKTVLELRSFLGLANYYRKFIAAYAKKAAPLIDLLKKEVSWR; encoded by the exons ATGTGTGTAGACTACAGGGCCTTGAACAAGGTCACAGTGAAGAACAAGTATCATGTGCCCCTGATCCAAGACATGTTCGATCGACTCTGCAAGGTTGGCTATTTTTCCAAGTTGGACCTTCGGTTGGGCTATTGGCAGGTGCACATTGCGGAAGGGGATGAGCCTAAAACAACCTGCATAACCCG ATTGGTACTGTCCCGGTTGAAGGAAAACTCATTGTTTgtgaaaaatgagaaatgtGACTTTGCTTGCAAAGACATTTTGTTTCTTGGTCACATGATCAGTTTGGGGAAAATTCTGATGGATCAAGGCAAGGTGAAGGTGATTCATGACTGGTCTGCACTGAAGACTGTGTTGGAGTTGCGGTCTTTCCTTGGTTTGGCCAACTATTACAGGAAGTTCATAGCTGCCTATGCCAAGAAGGCAGCCCCTCTTATTGACCTACTGAAGAAGGAAGTGAGTTGGCGTTAA